The Planctomycetia bacterium genome contains the following window.
CCGGCTCGAAGCTCTCGCGGCGCACCTTGGCGTCGAAGTTGATGCCGCCCGGGGCGAGGCCGCCGTACTTGAGGATCGAGTACATCATCTGCGCCGTCATGTAGATGTTCGTCGGGAACTGGTCGGTGTCCCAGCCGACGAGCGTGTCGCCGGTGTTGGCGTCGACCGAGCCGAGGAAGCCCTGCATGCCGGCGTACTCCAGCTCGTGCTGGATCTCGTGGCCGGCGAGCGTGGCATGGTTCGTCTCCAGGTTCATCTTCACGTGCTTCTCCAGGCCATAGGCACGCAGAAAATTGATGCAGGTGGCGGCGTCGAAGTCGTACTGGTGCTTCATCGGCTCACGCGGCTTGGGCTCGAAGTAGAACTGCCCGGTGAAGCCGATCTGCTTGGCGTAGTCGACCGCCATGTGCATGAACGCCGCGAGGTGGTCCATCTCGCGCTTCATGTCGGTGTTCCACAGGCACTGGTAGCCCTCGCGGCCGCCCCAGAAGGTGTAACCGGCGCCGCCGAGCCGCTGCGTGACCTCGATCGCCTTCTTGACCTGGGCGGCGGCGTAGGCGAAGGACTCGACGTTCGGGCTGGTGGCCGCGCCGTGGACGTACCGCGGGTTGCTGAACAGGTTGGCCGTGCCCCACAGCAGCTTGATGCCGGTCCGCTGCTGGTGCTTTTCCAGGGCGTCGACGACGACGTCGAGGTTCTTGTTGCTCTCGGCGAGCGTCGCCCCCTCGGGCGCCACGTCGCGGTCATGGAAGCAGTAGAAGCCGCAGCCGAGCTTCTCCAGGAACTCGAAGGCCACGTCGACCCGCTTGACGGCCATCTTCAGCGGGTCGCTCTCGTTCTCCCAGGGCCGGAGCATGGTGCCGGGGCCGAACGGGTCGCTGCCGGTGCCGCGGAAGGCGTGCCAGTAGGAGACGGCGAACCGCAGGTGGTCCTTCATCGGCTTCCCCTCCACGACCGCGTCGGCGTCGTAGTGGCGGAAGGCGAGCATGTTCTTCGTCGCCGGGCCCTCGTACTTGATCCTGCCGATTCCCGCGAATGCCTCACCGTGCGCCGCTGCCATCGAGAATGCTCCTGCTGAAAGAAGGTTGTCCGAGAGCCCCCAGATATACCGGCGGGCGCCGAGTTTGTCGCGGGGGGCCGCGCAGGCACGGTGCGGTCGCGGAGCGGGCCGTCGTTCAGCCGGCCCGCAACATCCACAGGGCGAGCGCCGCGCGAGCCGTCCACAGGCCCGTCCGCAGCCAGTTGGACCGCACGAGCCGGCGCACGACGTCCGGATCGGCGGACCCACGGCCGAGACGGGCGTGGAGCGGCATCTGCACCGCCGCGGTCGAGGCCCAGGCCGCGGCCACGAGGCCGAGGCCGAGGACCGCGGGTCCGCGGCCGATCGTCGTCGGCGGGGAGACCGCGAGCAGGACGGCGGTCAGCCCCTCGACGAGCATCGGCGGCAGCACGCACCGCGGCGTGATCCGCCGATTCTCGAGCCAGTATGCCTGGGCCGTCTCGGCGGGCAGGCGACCGAAGAGCGGATAGTGGACGAGTTGCACGAACCAGATGAGCCCGCACATGAAGCCCGAGGCGAGCGCCTGGAGATACAGCAGCGCCGCAACCGGCTCCATGGTCAGCGCTCCGCGGCCGCCGCGCCGGCCCGGGGCCGCGCCTGCCAGGCGCGGAGGAGGATCAGCCCGAAGGGGATCCACCAGATGAGGTCGTTGGTCGGCAGCGTCCAGCCGAACGCCGCCGGCACCTCGCCGCGGGCCACCCCCATCGCGTAGCCCAGCGGCCCGAAGATCTTGCCGAGGAATCCGACGAGGACGATCGGCCAGTGACGGAGCGGATCGGCGGCTGCGGCGAGATAGCCGATCCCGTAGACGCCGACGATCATCCCCACGCACTGCCAGATGAAGGGATAGTTCGGCCGCTCCATGCCCGTGAGGTCGAAAAGCCAATAGGGCAGTCCGACGGTGACCGCGCCCCAGGCGAGGTTGTAGATTCCGGCAGCGACGAGCACGTGCCGCATCCACACCGGAAAGGAACCGCGGGTGAAGGATGACTCGCGCTGCATCGGTTCTACCGCCGGTTCGGATATCGACGACGTAGCATAGGCGGCCCGCCGCCGGCGAACAGCGGCCATCCACCTCCCGGCCGACAGCCCGGCACATTCGACTCAACCGGTGAATCGGGAAAGGATCCGCCGGCCGAGATCGGGAAACCAGTCGATGAGGCCCGCCAGCAGCCCGGCCGAACGCGGCACGACGAGTTCGCACCGGCGGCGTCGGCAGGCAGCGAGCACATCACGGGCGAGCCGATCGGGGTCGAGACGCCGCAGCTGCGCGCTGCCCCCCGGTGCGGCCGCCTCAGCCGGCAGGCTCGCTCGGGCGACGTCGGCCGCATAGCGGTCGGTGTCCCGGTCGGCCGCCGGATCGTCGGCGGCGCGGGCGATCGGCCCGGGGGAGACGAGGAGCACGTGGCCGCCGCGCGGGGCGAGTTCCAGCCGCACCGCGTCGGCGTAGGCCGCCAGCGCCGCCTTGGCGACGCCATACGGCCCCATGTACGGCGCGGCGAGCTTGCCCGCCAGGCTGCCGATGAAGACGACGTGCCCCCGAGCGGCGGCGATGTCCGCGGCGGCGGCCTGCACGATCTCCACCGCGGCGAACAGGTTGGCGTCGAGGAACCCGCGCAGCTCATCCGGGGGCGTGGTCAACATCCGGTGGCGGCCCGACCGGCCCACGCAGCACACGAGGTCGTCGATGCCGCCGAGGATCCGCCGGCCTTCGGCCGCGACCCGTTCCCCCTCCCCCGCCCGACCGAGGTCGGCGCTGAGGCCGCGCACGTCGAGGCCGACGCGATCGCAGGCGGCCAGGGCGACGCGCACGCCTTCCGCCGACCGGCCCACGACGAGCACCCGGGCTCCGGCCGTGGCGAGGTGCCGGGCGAGCACGAGGCCGAAGCCGGCGGTGCCGCCGGTGACGATGACGCGTCGATCCTTCCACATGCTCGTGATGCTCGGGCCACACGGGAGCCTGGCCGACCGGGGGACCGCGGGACAGGGGGGACCGCGGGACAGGGGCCGGACTCCGCTCCCGTCCGGCAGCGGCAGGGCGGTCCCGCTGCCCACGGGTCGCTCAGAGCATAATGCACGCGCCCATCGGGCCGACACCGATCGACATCCGGCGGGGCGGAATGTCGGAGAACGGCAGGCTGCCTCCGCCGGAGCGGTACGGGGAGTGGACCGGCGCGGACCGGGCCCGGGCGGCCGCCTCGCGCGAGGCGTTGGCCGTCGCCTGCCGGCTCCCGCCGGCCCGCTCGACCAGCGTGGTCTGCCGCGCCTCGACGCCCTGCTGCCGCTGACGAAGCGTCGCCCGCAGGGCATCGATCCGCTGGATCTCCTGCCAGAGTTGATCGGCCGACATGTCGAGGATGGAGGGGACGTTTCGCAACGCCTGGGCCCGGCGGGCGTCGGACATGGCGGAGAGATACTCGCCCAGCCATGCCTTGGCATCTCGGGCCTCCGGCGTGTCGAGCAACCTCATCTTGGCCGCGATCGTTTCGAGGAGATACTCGATCTCGTACGACGACATCGCCGCGACCTGGTTGTTGAATTGCATCTTGATGCGCCGCACCTCGGCCGGCGTGTAGATGGACTGCGACGTCAGCCAGGTGCCGAATTCGGCCACGACCCGCTGCCAGGCCGGGCTGTGCAGCAGGTCCGACTTGCGGGCGAGGTCGCCATGCTCCTCGTCGGTCGTCGGGCTAAAGACCCCCGCGTTGGCCGGGTCGGACGATCGAGCCGCGAAGGCCGCCGAGACCGCCCAGGCCAGGCAGCAGCCGAACCACGCCGTTCGCCAGGTGCAATCGGAACGTGACCTCTTCATCGCCCCTCTCCCTTCGGCTTTCGTACCCAGGTCGCCCGCGTCGGCCGACCGTCGGCGGGCGACAACGCATCGGGCATGGTTCGCCAGATGCAGCGGTCCCGGCCGTCGTAGGTATAGATGCTGACCTGCGAGTGCTGCTGGCCACCGGGCAGGTTCCCGGTCTGCACGATGACCCACGAGCCGCCGTCGCGAAACCACGTCGCCTCCCCGCGGCTGCCGTCGGAGGAGAAACTCCAGGAGCGAACCCGCTTGACGACCGGATCCCAGCCGATCCGCTGGTGGACATGGACGACGTCCGCATCGCCGTCGTCCGTGCCCGCGCCGGCAACCCGCACGTCCCGCACCAGGAACGCCCGACCCGCATCCCAGCGCACGCTCATCTCCATCCCCGGCGCTGCGGCGGGCCTGCCACCGTCCTTGTTTCCGGCGGGCTCATCGACGACGACCACCCAGTCGCCGACCATCCAGTCGAGGTCAGCCAGCATGTTCGCGTCGGCCACGACCGGCCGCTCCGACTCGCGAACACCCGCCAGTTTCCAGACGCCGTCCCGGCGCACCCACAGGGCGGAGAACCAGCCCTCGATTGCCGTCTGCGTGCCGGGGAGCACGATGTCGGCCGTGCCATCCTCGACGGCCACGTCGCCCGTCAGGAAGCGGATCGTCGTCTCGCCAACCGTGACCTCGGGACGCGGCCTGGATGCCGCCGCGGGGCCGGCATCGACCGGGGCGATGTCCGCCGGGCGCACCCGCTGGCCGCGGCCATCGACGATGTCGGCGTCGGCCGCCCAGGCCGCCTTGACGCCGGCAGCGTCCCCCGTGGCGAGTGCCGTGCGGTAGGCGGCTGCGGCGGCGCGGATCGCGGCCCGGTCAGCCGCGGCTGCCGCCTCCCCGGCCGATTGCCCGCGGGCGTCGGTCAGGACCGCCATCGCCGCGCTGATGGCGAGCATCGTCACGGCGGCAGGCAGCAGGCGGCGAAGCCGCTCCCGTCGCGCTGAAACCACTCCGCTGATCGTCATGGAATCGTGCATCCTGGGGTCGGGCGGCAGGGGCAGGGATTCGTTGGATCGCTGCATGGGCGTTGCGGAGTGTATCTCGGCCGGGTTCCGAAGTCGAACGCTGCGGGGTGATTGGGCCCGCGCGCACAGCACAGGTGGCCGCCCGCTGATGCGCGGGAAGGCGGGGCGGCGGCGACCATCGACGGGCGGGACGCGGCACGTCACAATGTCCGAAGGCGGACAGGCCACCAGACCACGACCCGCACCCCCAAGGAGTGTCCGCCATGTCGTCCCCTGCTCCGTCCTCGGTCGTGCGCACGAAGATCGTCGCCACGATCGGCCCCGCCACCCGCGCGGAGGAGGCGATCCGCTCGCTGCTCGCCGCGGGCGTCGACGTGTTCCGCCTCAACATGGCCCACGGCTCGACGGCCGAGCACCAGGAGACGCTCGAACTGGTGCGGCGCGTGTCGGCCACCGCCGGCCGGCACGTCGGCGTGCTCGTCGATCTCGCCGGACCGAAGATCCGTCTCGGCGAACTTCCCGGCGGACAGGTGAACTGCGTCGAGGGGGAGGAGGTGTCGTTCGTCAGCGGCACGGTGGCCGGGCCGGGGACGTTCACCGTCACCTACGCGACGCTGATCGACGAGCTCGCCGTGGGCGACGCGGTGATGCTCGCCGACGGCACCGTGAGCCTCGTCGTCGAGGAGCGATTTCCCGACCGGGTCCGCTGCCGCGTCGTCCAGGGGGGCGTGGTCCGCAGCCGGCAGGGGGTGAACCTGCCCGGGGTCAAGCTCTCGGTCGCGGCGATGAGCCCCGATGACTGGCGGCACGCCGAATGGGCGGCCGGGGCGGGGGCCGACTTCGTCAGCCTGTCGTTCGTCCGCTCGCCGGTCGAGGTCCAGCTGCTCAAGGAGCTGCTGCGGACCCGTGGCTCCCGGGCCCGCGTCGTCGCCAAGATCGAGAAGCGCGAGGCGATCGACGACCTCGATGCGATCGTCGAGGCCGCCGACGTCGTGATGGTGGCCCGCGGCGACCTTGGTGTGGAGATCGACGTCGCCACGGTTCCCATGGTGCAGAAGCAGATCATCCGCACCTGCCAGCGTTACCAGAAGCCGGTCATCGTGGCCACGCAGATGCTCGACAGCATGCAGCATGCCCGCCGGCCAACGCGGGCCGAGGCGACCGACGTCGCCAACGCGATCCTCGACGGCGCCGACGCCTGCATGCTCTCCGGCGAGACGGCGATCGGCGACCATCCGCACCTCGTGGTGGCGATGATGCGCCGGATCGCCGAAGCGACCGAGCGGCAGTATCTCGCCGACCGCTGGCAGTATCTGGAGGGGCGGTTCGGCCGCGACCGCAGCGGGGCGGCCGTGGCGGCCGTCGAGTTTCCGCCGCCGCCGGAGAAGCTCGTGGACGGGCTCCATCCGATCACGCAGGCC
Protein-coding sequences here:
- the xylA gene encoding xylose isomerase produces the protein MAAAHGEAFAGIGRIKYEGPATKNMLAFRHYDADAVVEGKPMKDHLRFAVSYWHAFRGTGSDPFGPGTMLRPWENESDPLKMAVKRVDVAFEFLEKLGCGFYCFHDRDVAPEGATLAESNKNLDVVVDALEKHQQRTGIKLLWGTANLFSNPRYVHGAATSPNVESFAYAAAQVKKAIEVTQRLGGAGYTFWGGREGYQCLWNTDMKREMDHLAAFMHMAVDYAKQIGFTGQFYFEPKPREPMKHQYDFDAATCINFLRAYGLEKHVKMNLETNHATLAGHEIQHELEYAGMQGFLGSVDANTGDTLVGWDTDQFPTNIYMTAQMMYSILKYGGLAPGGINFDAKVRRESFEPVDLFHAHIGGMDTFARGLKIAAALRADGAIQKLVDERYASWSGPLGKRIEAGGESFVSLEKEMLAKGEAAACISGRQELFENVINTYL
- a CDS encoding ketoacyl reductase; protein product: MWKDRRVIVTGGTAGFGLVLARHLATAGARVLVVGRSAEGVRVALAACDRVGLDVRGLSADLGRAGEGERVAAEGRRILGGIDDLVCCVGRSGRHRMLTTPPDELRGFLDANLFAAVEIVQAAAADIAAARGHVVFIGSLAGKLAAPYMGPYGVAKAALAAYADAVRLELAPRGGHVLLVSPGPIARAADDPAADRDTDRYAADVARASLPAEAAAPGGSAQLRRLDPDRLARDVLAACRRRRCELVVPRSAGLLAGLIDWFPDLGRRILSRFTG
- a CDS encoding pyruvate kinase — translated: MSSPAPSSVVRTKIVATIGPATRAEEAIRSLLAAGVDVFRLNMAHGSTAEHQETLELVRRVSATAGRHVGVLVDLAGPKIRLGELPGGQVNCVEGEEVSFVSGTVAGPGTFTVTYATLIDELAVGDAVMLADGTVSLVVEERFPDRVRCRVVQGGVVRSRQGVNLPGVKLSVAAMSPDDWRHAEWAAGAGADFVSLSFVRSPVEVQLLKELLRTRGSRARVVAKIEKREAIDDLDAIVEAADVVMVARGDLGVEIDVATVPMVQKQIIRTCQRYQKPVIVATQMLDSMQHARRPTRAEATDVANAILDGADACMLSGETAIGDHPHLVVAMMRRIAEATERQYLADRWQYLEGRFGRDRSGAAVAAVEFPPPPEKLVDGLHPITQAVVDGAGRIAAELDARLVVVASKTGIAAIARSKRRGAVPTVGLSDSLETLRQMALYWGVTPLAVAPGSDTSGLLEQVCGWGLREGRLRRGDRIILVAGAGFGAGGHNMALVHEV